The DNA sequence tgcATTGTGCCATTTCATTTGAACTATTActccacattttttatttagtatgcCTTCCCAAActataaaggaaaaaaatataaatacaaatgttttctatataaataaatacttaagaattaattatactttcttgtattcatattatattttttgttttctatttttaatttatgccagatactactccctccgtcccaccaaagatgacccactttcctttttcgtccgtcccaaccaacagtggcggacgcaggtGGAGGAAGtgaggggcttaagccctccccaaactatttttttttaataaatttctactattttttccccaaaattcttaaaaacTATCTTCAGCCCTtcccaaattaatatttttggggTTTAATGGGAAAGAATTTAGTGAGAAGGAGGggctgaaaaataaaattacagaGAAAACTTCATGTAACAATGGCCGCATAGGAGTAgggatgaagaagaagaagaaataaataaaatatcttaaacttaaatgattataataatagtagttgaaaaagttaatccCTATTCCTCCTACTTAAATGGTGGCCCGTTTTAACTTCTAGCTCTACAAATATTGTGAATAGTGTAactatgttttaaaaatattactaacatttttatggagtattagatATTTATTGCTTTAGCAAATTAAAACACAACTAGaacatgaattatattattctttttgttaAACTTGTgttagaattaattttatatagtattagatatttatgcatttttataatttttacttCATCCGTGTTTTATGGTAGTTGggataaagtaagtgagaataaagtaagataaatgaaaagagtaaagtatgagagatgatgacacaaaaaatatagtctcatttgtggaTAACACGAGtattaatgagaaattaataaagtaagagagaaagagaaaaagtaaaagtaagagcatccgcaatggtcggctagcgaccggctagccgattcgtcgcgctggccgatcggctagccgaaccattggagtcgGCCAGTATGCGAAATCGGCGAGCCGATCGGCGTAGGCTGGCCGAGTCGCTCgagccgatgcgctggccgccacaatggcggcgatcggccagcgccgtttttttttttaatttttttttttaatttttttaattctttttttttttaaaaaatttaattcttttttttaattttttgaaaaactatataaacgcgattttctctatctctaaatttctgtacaagagcaacatctagcgatggacaacaacaactagcccaatacaaaattaagacctaaaacagaaacatgtcataccgtcgggctagcggcaaactataacagattcaaggtggctcgtgtgtggaagcccggatttttttttattatgttatttttatgatttttagttaatgtacttttttttatttaaataaaattaatgaattttcccgtatatgtctcgtaaatttaattccgtattttagtcgtaattttaattccgtaaatgtagtatattttgaattatttttattgcgggtggcctatggctagcctatggctggcctaaatctgatgtggcaggtagattttttagtgttgctgacgtggcaggggaaagaatggctggcctatggctggcctattgctggcctaagcaccattgcggatgctctaaaagagatagaaaaaatagtagataaaaatatgagaaagaaACTTCCCATTTTCACAAATGGGACTAGTGGATatcccaaaatgacaaaatgagactattttttatggatgaaagTGGGTATGAAAAATTTTAGTTAAGCCCCTGCCAAACATTTTTCCTGTGTCCGCCACTgccaaccaagatgacccctttcttattaggaaatatttaaaatactcaatAATCATtttcctctcttactttattcatctctcctacttttaaacacccaacaactttctctctcacttacttttttgcatctctcctacttttaaaCATCAACAaccttttatctctcttactttattcatctctcctacttttaaacacccaacaactttctctctccctttttaaacactttaaaattaacatgcatAAAATTCCGTGCCGTCCCAAGAAGGGATCATCTTCCtttggacggagagagtatattttagtttatagttttaaatatatttttaattttgttaatgatGTAGACGTGTATATAGTACTTATAGGACATATAGAATccttaggaaaaaaaatatactcctccACATCGatcggagattaagaattagTGTTAAATAGGTTagatgaagataaaaataaaataaaagggagAATAATGTGAAAGAAAGAACAAGTAAGAgtgattttatgttttgctttttgtcaattttttttttcttgacttAACTTAGTTGAGATAATCTgtaaaggaatacgactcaatttAGTTTTTAGTCTGATTAACCCATTGGGCTAACCCCAAACCTGAACATTAAGGAATATAGTTAAAGTTTTTAACCTAATAAAATTACAGTCTAATTAACCAACACCCGATTAGAGTTAGCCTAAAACCTGCTGGGCGGCCTCATCGACATCCTAAATGGTAACacggaaaaaaataaatgtgataGAGCCTTTGTTGAGCTTAAGTTTATTGATTTGTTTCTGtgtttttattgtaatttatatttcttattttgatattttctttttttttaactgtAATATTTTAcagtttttttgtttatttttttaattattatcttTAGCTCTGACAATATAACATCATCTAATAAGATCTAAAGATAATTTTGGAACATAGTAGGGACTTGAGCACTTTCTCCTAGTATATGGGAGTGGTGCAATCAGTAGGCTCGAAAGACACCGTCTTCCTCACCAAATCATACCCGACCAAGAAATTCATCTGCGCTATATTCCCATAAATCGGCACAACATCCGCCGGCGCAAATGCAAGGCACATAACCTTCTTGCTCGCCATTATAAAAGACTTCTTCACCGTCATTATAAAAGCGTTGTGTCGCTTCAACTTCACATCCGCCCCTTTGAAATGCACCGTGATTTCCGGAATCTTCGCATCAACATCCTTCGCATTAGTAACATCGTAGCACAACTTCATCGCCTTATGCGGATCGTCGATCTGCTTCAGGCTCACCCGACGCTTCAACTCCACCTCGACTTTACTGTACACGTCCCTCGGGAGGAACGTCAGCGTCGTCCCCGAGTCGATCACGATGTTTCCTCCCAATATCGACATCGATGATTCCAAATTGAACCTCTTGTTTCCGACGCTCATCCCCAGCAGCGTCAGGTAGTATAAGCTGCCGGTATTTTTCAGAACGATCGGCGTTGTTACAGCTCCGGCGCCGGAAACCACGGCGCGGTCGCCGAAGTGCATCTTACTCGCCTTCTTCCCCGACGACGACGGAACCTGTAGGCAGTAAGAGAATCTCCCGCCGATTGAAGGCCCCATCTGCCGCACCAAAGACTCCCTCCCGCCACCGAGGCCGACGATCCCCGATGTGGAGGGGCTGAAACTTCCCCTGGTCATGTGGCTGCACCCTACAACCATATAGGAGAACGGCGCGCTCTGACCAAACGAGAGGGTTTCGAGGGCTAAGTCACCGATGCTGACAGAGTTGTCAGCGTACCTGATACGTATTAATTAGCGATTAATACGTATCGGATATTAGAATGGAGAGCAAAAGGGAAGAGAGTTGAAGAacgaaaaatattatactccatccatccccTATTATGTGTCacagtttttcattttggctCGTCCTTATTAATcgtctcatttcatttttactactGTTGATAATGGACCCACGTTCCATTATCACATTCCCCAATCACattatagtataaaactaatactgtagtatataaaaatatactccgtaCTTACATATGACTAACTCTTTCAATTCacttattacatttcttaatagcCGTGGAAGGTCAAAATGAGACACATAttatgggacagatggagtgaTAATATAAGACAGagacatatttataataatgtggTAAATAAAGatctactaatatatataatgaggGAAACAGACAAAATCTAAATATCTCTACTAGTACCTGAGTACGAAGCCGCAGCCGCCGTTGGTTCCTTCGCAGTTGGTGTTCTTGACGACATTGCATATATCGGAGCGGCAGGGAACTGATTTGTAGGTGGAGGAGCGGGTCGGGTTGAAGAGTGGGGAATTTTTCTTGTTGCAGCCCTTGCAGGGGACGCATTGTATCCATGTGAGGTCGCTCCCGGTGTCCACAACGGCTAGGGTTTCAACTTTGGGGGTGCCGATGGCGAACCGCATAAGGTATTCGCCGGTATCGGGGACAATCTCGGTGGAGGCTGATTGTGGGGAGTGATGATCTGAAGGGATTATTAGGGTTTTGGAGCGGTTGAATGATCGTTGCAACGCAGCTTCTACGCGGTCGAAGGGTGAAAGGAGGGAGGGGGATTGTAAGGAGTCTCTGTGAATCAGATCAATGCTGAAACCAGCTGCTTCGGTTGCATGGACGCTGGGATTTGAGATGGCAAAGGTTAAGGTTATTGCAAAAATTAGGTAACTATTCTTGTAGAGTTCCATTGTAGTATTAATCTAGCTTGTGTCAGTTTGAGGAGTTGCTGATTTTATTAGGCATagtattgatatttatatggACGACCATGATTTCCTTAATGAATATAGGGTTTTCTTCTATCAATTACAATTGCTGGCATTGTTTGTACTTTTGTACTACAAGTCATGTAAAAAACTAACAAAGAGGAGATAGCTATTAACACTGCTGGATGAGTTTGAGATGTAGAAAACATCAATGAATGACAACATTCTCAAAAGTGAAGTTTAGGCAAGGAAAGTAAGTCGATCGTACAATATtggtagaaaatgaaaaggtaTAATATTAGTGATCAGTTTTGTAGTTATCTACATACCCCAAAATTGATGGgctaatttaaaaattgaagaattaatgCGTTCATGAAGAGATGGGATTGTAAAATTAAGGAATGCAGTATAATTGTTCTAGTGCCATGACGTATGAAGCAGttatagatgaaaaagtaATCTAGTGGGTATGGccttattaatttaataaacgTTGCTAGATTGTATGTCTTGctaataatttaatcaaatttgcTAGATTGTAATGTGTTGCTAATCCAGATAATGTAAGATATCTAGGAAAGTGCCTTCTTGATGCCATCGTGCTCCTATCCTATGCACGTGTGGGCCGCCCAAACCcggttagtttatttttatattttacaacATAAatgtgtattaaaaaataataatccctTTTAATCACAAATACGTCACTTTTTATTTGGGGCACTATATAACTTTTATCAATAAGAACAATCATTTATTGTAACATCTTAAAATTTGGtttagaagaaattttatcaattaaaaaaattggcgAATTAGGAATTTCGTCAAATAATTCTTTATAAACAAGAGTGATATGATTTcttgaaaatcaaattaaggAGACAAAGGAATTCATTCTAGTGATATGATTTcactatttcaatttattcaaaatacaATTACGATatccaaacaaaattataaggTTACTATgaaaaattttctaattattctCATTGACTAATGAACATAGATTACTACTCCAAAAAGATTAATTTGACGCTTATAAAgcccttttttcttttatatggCAGTGGTGCAATCAGTAGGCTTGAACGACACCGTCTTCTTCACCAAATCATACCCGATCAAGAAATTCATCTGCGCCATATTCCCATAAATCGGCACAAGACCCGCAGGCACAAACGCAAGGCACATAGCGCTCTTAGCCCCCGTTATAATACCCTTCTTGGTAGACATTATAAAAGTGTTGTATGACTTTAACTTCACATCCGCCCCTTTGAAATGTGCCGTAATTTCTGGAATCTTCGCTTCAACGTCCTTCATATTAGTCACATCATAACACAGCTTCATCTTCTTATGCGGATCGTCGATCTGCTTCAGGCTCACCTGCTGCTTCAACGCCGCCTCGACTTTACCGTACAGATCCCTCGGGAGGAACGTCAGCGTCGTCCCTGAGTCTATCACGATGTTCCCTTCTAGTGCTGATTTCTTCGATGAATCCGAATCGAACCTTTGGTTTCCGACGCTCATCCCCACCAGCGTCAAGTGGTAGAATGTGCCTGTGTTTTTAGTGACGATCGGCGTCGTCACAACTCCGGCGCCTGACACCACGGCGTCGTCGCCGAAGTGCATCTTGCTTGACTTTTGCGCGGAGGTTGGGACCAGGCAGTAAGAAAATTTCGCGCCGATTGAAGGCCCCATCTGCCGCAGCAGCGACTCCTTTCCGCCGCCGAGGCCGACGATCCCCGATGTGGAGGGGCTGAAGGTCCCCCGGGCCGTGTGGCTGCACCCTACGATGATGTTGTTGAACGATGCGCTCGGACCTAACGAGATGGTTTCTTGGGCCACGTCACCCGTGCTGACCGAGTTGTCACCGTATCTGATAAGTACGTATTGATTAGGGATTTATATGTACTCAgagggggtgttcggttgccAAAATTAAATCccatgattaattatatatcatgtttggtttatAAGATTGAcccccacaacttaatcctagatggatagtttcatgattattagtcatagcctctccctccaactaaaataatcgcacaacttaatcctagatggatagtctcatgataattagtcatgacaaccgaacgccaccaaaaagaaattattatatgGAGAGCACGAGAGAAAAGAGTTGAAGATGGGAGAGAGATTGGTATTTCTCTTTGAGAGATAAACGGTATAGAATGATAAATTCTcgaactttttgaaaatttgatttttcccacgaactttaacaTATGATATCACAAACTTAAATAGTTGTTGAATTTCTTTCACAGACGATGGAATCCGGCAATATTAAAATGAGTTGGATAACCAAATCCACCTTTTAGGAATTTTGTAATCACATCACTAACTCCTTCGTcccttaaaatagaaattttttaaaacggcacaggttttaatgcaaaattaataaaataagagagatagaaaaaaaaatgtgttagtaGAAAATGGGTCACACCTCattagaaagaaagaaatttcctaaaatagaaagtttccattttcagggacggaccaaaaagtaaagagtttctatttcttggggacggagggagcattaTTTTTCAGTGGTAATCATATCTTATGTGATGTGATAGCAAATAAGATGTAGCTAGATTTTGATGCCGGtggaaaaattcaacaatgaTTGAGTCGATGATATTATATGCCATGATATTATATGCcaagtttaaattttgtagggaaacatttttttatgggaAGTTTCAAGATATTAGGCTCTAATACccctaaattatttataatattttaaaaaaagtagatgATATGGAACAAATATCTGTATTAGTACTTGAGTGTGAAGCCGCACTCGCCCTTGGTTCCTTGGCAGTTACCGCTCTTGACGCCGTCGCATATTGGGGAGCGGCATAGAACTGATTTATAGGTGGAGGAGCTGGCTGGGTTGAAGGGTGGGGATTTTTGCTTGTAGCATCCCTTGCAGGGGGCGCATTGGATCCATGTGAGGTCGCTCCCGGTGTCCATAATGGCTAGGGTTTCGATTTTGGGGGTGCCGATGGCAAACTGCATTAGGTACACGCTCTCGTCG is a window from the Salvia hispanica cultivar TCC Black 2014 chromosome 1, UniMelb_Shisp_WGS_1.0, whole genome shotgun sequence genome containing:
- the LOC125185629 gene encoding aspartic proteinase CDR1-like, yielding MELYKNSYLIFAITLTFAISNPSVHATEAAGFSIDLIHRDSLQSPSLLSPFDRVEAALQRSFNRSKTLIIPSDHHSPQSASTEIVPDTGEYLMRFAIGTPKVETLAVVDTGSDLTWIQCVPCKGCNKKNSPLFNPTRSSTYKSVPCRSDICNVVKNTNCEGTNGGCGFVLRYADNSVSIGDLALETLSFGQSAPFSYMVVGCSHMTRGSFSPSTSGIVGLGGGRESLVRQMGPSIGGRFSYCLQVPSSSGKKASKMHFGDRAVVSGAGAVTTPIVLKNTGSLYYLTLLGMSVGNKRFNLESSMSILGGNIVIDSGTTLTFLPRDVYSKVEVELKRRVSLKQIDDPHKAMKLCYDVTNAKDVDAKIPEITVHFKGADVKLKRHNAFIMTVKKSFIMASKKVMCLAFAPADVVPIYGNIAQMNFLVGYDLVRKTVSFEPTDCTTPIY
- the LOC125185639 gene encoding aspartic proteinase CDR1-like encodes the protein MGSTMKLYKNNHLIFAITLTLAISNPSFYTVEAAGFSIDLIHRDSLQSPSLLSPFGRVEAVLQRSFNRSKTLIPAEHSPQSPSTETVPDESVYLMQFAIGTPKIETLAIMDTGSDLTWIQCAPCKGCYKQKSPPFNPASSSTYKSVLCRSPICDGVKSGNCQGTKGECGFTLKYGDNSVSTGDVAQETISLGPSASFNNIIVGCSHTARGTFSPSTSGIVGLGGGKESLLRQMGPSIGAKFSYCLVPTSAQKSSKMHFGDDAVVSGAGVVTTPIVTKNTGTFYHLTLVGMSVGNQRFDSDSSKKSALEGNIVIDSGTTLTFLPRDLYGKVEAALKQQVSLKQIDDPHKKMKLCYDVTNMKDVEAKIPEITAHFKGADVKLKSYNTFIMSTKKGIITGAKSAMCLAFVPAGLVPIYGNMAQMNFLIGYDLVKKTVSFKPTDCTTAI